The bacterium DNA segment TGGATGATAATTGGGAGAAATATTGGGTGTAGTGAGATGCTTTATGAACTCTTTATCGCCTTAAGGCATTTACGATCAAAACAAAAAGAGCGATTCATTTCGGTGATCAGTCTTATCTCTGTGGCCGGGGTTGCCCTGGGGGTAAGTGCCCTGATCATTGTGCTGGCGGTGATGAATGGTTTTGAACATGACCTGAAGCACAAGATCCTGGGGAATAAGGCCCATCTTTATGTGTTAGGGCCGGGTGGGACGCCCATTATGGGTTATCAGTCTCTGCTGAATACCCTTAAAGAGGCCGATATTATCGCGGCTGCTCCTTTTATTGAAGGTCAGGTTATCTTAAGCACCAAATATGGCACCAAAGGGGTGGTAGTGCGGGGAATAGAACCAAGGCTCGAATCAAAGGTAACTATTTTATCCTCACAGATTACCGATGGCACCATGGATTTTGACGGCCGAGGAATCCTTGTGGGACGGGAGTTGGCCAGAGAATTGGGACTTAAGCTGGGGGATGAGGTGAATGTCTTCTCACCCCGGGAAAGGGACCTTCTCCTGGATGAATCAACGCCTGCTCTGGCTATGGTTCCTCGGGTAGATAAATTCAAGGTCGGTGGGATATTCGCCTCGGGGATGTATGAATATGATTCCTCTCTGGGCTATGTCTCTCTAAAAGATGCTCAGAACTTATTTCACCTCCCAGAAGCCGTGAGTGGGATTGCGGTTAAAATATCCAATATCTATCAGGCTTCTGAAATAGCTTCTCAGATAGAAAATGGGCTGAAAGGACCTTATTGGGTCCGCACCTGGCAGGAGACAAACAGAAATCTATTTTCAGCCCTGAAGCTGGAAAAGACCGTTATGTTTATTCTGCTTACCCTAATCGTATTCGTGGCTGCCTTTAATATTGCTAGCACCCTGATTATGATTGTTATGGAAAAGACCAGAGAGATCGGGATTCTCAAGTCAATGGGCTCAAAGGCCAAAAGTATAATGGCTATTTTCATGTTGGAAGGGTTGTTTATCGGTCTGTCTGGGGTAATAATAGGATTATTAGGTGGTATGGCTGGTTGTGAATTACTTCAACAATATCAATTTGTCAAACTTCCCAGTGACGTGTATTATATTAGCACCCTGCCTGTGCAGATAGACTATACGGATGTTTTTATCATTGTGGTGGCCGCTCTGGGCTTGAGTGTTCTTTCGACCTTGTATCCGGCCTGGGCGGCCGCGCGCCTGGACCCGGTGAAGGCCTTGCGGTATGAATGAGCAGATACATCGCCTCTAACTTTTTAAGTTGACATTATTCTTAAGTTATATTACACTACCAAAGAGATGTCAAGGCCAACTGAATTCGGCCAGATAGTCGTTCCTGACCACAAAGAATTGGATAGAGGGACCTTAGGCGCAATTATCAGACAAACTGGTCTTAGTGTAGATGAGTTGGTAAGGTTGATTACAACGGAAACATTCAGTAGAATTGGAATATCCAATATTAAAAAAAATCAGTGTTTCATCCGTGTCCATCTGTGTCTGAATAGTTGCGAATAGCGCAAGGTTAGGCTAATTATTTCACAGTAAGAAATATGCCAACTTTGCCGTAAAAAACTTGAACATCGAGTATAAGATACCCAGAGGGGGATCAATTTCCTTAATCGTTTAAGGCGGGAAGTGAAAGTGTCGGCGGCCTTTGTGGTCTTTTATCCGTAGCCCTTGATCATCGTTTCGGCCATTTACAAATAGCCCTCGGGCGACCGGGTGTCTGGTGGCCCGCTGTTGTAACTACTCAACCACTAAGGCACAAAGATTACAAAATTCTCTTCGTGCCTTAGTGGCTTTGTAGCTGAGTAGTGGCCCGCTGTTCCACCTACCAGACCCCAGACTACCAGATGAAGGAGATGCCTATGATAACCAAAGAACTCATTACCCAACATGGCCTTTCAGAGGCAGAGTATGCTCAAATCAAAGAACTTTTAGGCCGGGAACCTAATCTGGTTGAACTGGGCCTCTTTTCTGTTATGTGGAGTGAACATTGCAGTTATAAAAATTCTAAAGCCGTGCTCAAGTCTTTTCCCACTCAAGGGAAATTAGTCCTACAGGGGCCGGGTGAAAATGCCGGCGTAATTGATCTGGGGGAAGGCTTAGGCTTGGTCTTTAAGATCGAATCACATAATCATCCCAGCGCGGTGGAGCCTTTTCAGGGAGCAGCTACCGGCGTGGGGGGCATCATTCGAGATATTTTTGCCATGGGCGCCAGACCGATCTGTCTCCTTAATTCCCTTCGTTTTGGAGAGTCGGATAATCCTCGAACCCAATACCTGCTCAAAGGAGTAGTGGCCGGTATAGCTTCCTATGGTAATTGTATGGGTATTCCTACGGTGGGAGGAGAGGTCTATTTTGAAAAACCGTATCAGGAGAATCCCCTGGTTAATGCCATGTGTGTGGGCGTAGTGGAAATATCTTCTTTAGTTAAGGCCATCGCTTCAGGAGAGGGAAATACCTTGCTTTATGTGGGTGCTACTACCGGTCGAGACGGCATTCACGGGGCCACTTTTGCCTCGGCTGAACTGAGAGATGATTCTCATCAGGACCGGCCTTCGGTTCAGATAGGTGATCCCTTTACGGAAAAACTCCTCCTTGAGGCATGTTTGGAAGTGCTTCAAGCGGCCTCCCGGAATGGAGGGGTAATTGGTCTGCAAGATATGGGAGCTGCCGGCCTGACCAGCTCATCTTCTGAAATGGCTTCCCGTGGAGAAAGCGGGATAGAAATAGATGTTTCCCTTGTTCCCCGAAGAGAAGAAGGCATGACCCCTTACGAGGTTATGCTCTCTGAGTCTCAGGAACGGATGCTTTTTTGTATCAAGGAAGGGACCGAAGATATAGCTAAGGAGATTCTGGCCAAATGGGATTTAAACTCAGTAGCCGTTGGGAAGGTAACCAGAGACGGGATGCTCAGGGTGAAAGACGGAGAGGTAGTGGTGGCCGAGGTTCCGGTCAAGGCATTAACTGAGGCTGCTCCGATTTATGAGAAAGAGGGCACTCGACCCCACTATCAAGATAAACTTCAACAGCTTGACCCTTCACTGATTACTCGTCGAGAAGACTTCAATCAGGTCTTGCTTAAACT contains these protein-coding regions:
- the purL gene encoding phosphoribosylformylglycinamidine synthase subunit PurL is translated as MITKELITQHGLSEAEYAQIKELLGREPNLVELGLFSVMWSEHCSYKNSKAVLKSFPTQGKLVLQGPGENAGVIDLGEGLGLVFKIESHNHPSAVEPFQGAATGVGGIIRDIFAMGARPICLLNSLRFGESDNPRTQYLLKGVVAGIASYGNCMGIPTVGGEVYFEKPYQENPLVNAMCVGVVEISSLVKAIASGEGNTLLYVGATTGRDGIHGATFASAELRDDSHQDRPSVQIGDPFTEKLLLEACLEVLQAASRNGGVIGLQDMGAAGLTSSSSEMASRGESGIEIDVSLVPRREEGMTPYEVMLSESQERMLFCIKEGTEDIAKEILAKWDLNSVAVGKVTRDGMLRVKDGEVVVAEVPVKALTEAAPIYEKEGTRPHYQDKLQQLDPSLITRREDFNQVLLKLMASPNITPKTWIYEQYDHMVGTNTVILPGQADAALLRIKGLKKLVAVTTDGNGRYCYLDPFRGGAIAVAEAARNLVCVGAKPLAVTDCLNFGNPEKPEIYWQFQRVVEGMSMACRILETPVVSGNVSFYNESPEGAVYPSPVVGMVGLINNAEPLVKGPGFCSPGDIIVLLGETKEEIGGSEYLKVIHNCVTGRAPTIDLEIEKQVHAAALTAIQAGIIHTAHDCAEGGLAVALSESCLMGGLGADIFTGTDLFPVPFLFGESQSRILLALAEENLSALEHIARENRIPFRVIGQVGGERLVINDLIDLPLGDLAAVWRRVDGNYSKLSSADRFAVG
- a CDS encoding lipoprotein-releasing ABC transporter permease subunit, which translates into the protein MIIGRNIGCSEMLYELFIALRHLRSKQKERFISVISLISVAGVALGVSALIIVLAVMNGFEHDLKHKILGNKAHLYVLGPGGTPIMGYQSLLNTLKEADIIAAAPFIEGQVILSTKYGTKGVVVRGIEPRLESKVTILSSQITDGTMDFDGRGILVGRELARELGLKLGDEVNVFSPRERDLLLDESTPALAMVPRVDKFKVGGIFASGMYEYDSSLGYVSLKDAQNLFHLPEAVSGIAVKISNIYQASEIASQIENGLKGPYWVRTWQETNRNLFSALKLEKTVMFILLTLIVFVAAFNIASTLIMIVMEKTREIGILKSMGSKAKSIMAIFMLEGLFIGLSGVIIGLLGGMAGCELLQQYQFVKLPSDVYYISTLPVQIDYTDVFIIVVAALGLSVLSTLYPAWAAARLDPVKALRYE